ACAGATGCGGATTGCTGTCAGAGTTCGTGCAGTTCGCCGTGTTACAAGTGTATATACGATTTGAGACACCCATGCACAACTAGCATGAATAACTGTATTTTCCCGACCGACTCGGTCACCGATAAACCGGGAGAAAGAATCATCGGTAAACCGTTGCTTGCAGGCGGAACAGTGTTCTTTACAACATACACTCCGCCTCACGATGCGTGCGGGTTCACAGGTAAAGGTATACTCTACGCCTTCAACTATATGTGTGAGGCGATGGAGGGCAATCCGTTCGATACCCTGGATACGGTTGCCGTGCCCGGGCCGGGAGGTGTAGATAATCCCGCCGGCTATGTGGCGGGTGAGCCTGTTACCGGGGTTCCTAGTAGGCCGGTTCTCGATTCCAGAGGTGAGAACGTGATCGTGCAAATGAGTGACGGCACACTAAAGAGGTACAAAGTCGATCTCGGTGACAACAAGCCGCTCCAGTTCAGAGGTTGGCGCGCGAGGTAAGATCGGGCCTCTGCCCGGACCCTTCGTGGCTTCCTTTTGCCAGGGGAGTAATCTCAGGATGACTCCCCATTTTTTTGTCTCTATCTCAAGGACCAAGACAGCCGGCGTAGGAAGGGGTGACAAGCGAGAACCGCATCAGTCGAATGTTTTCGCGACAGATGCGTTTCACCTGCCCCCACTAATATCTTATTGAAGCGAGGGGCAAACGTCAGAATTGCCAGCAATCGCTCCAGTACAGCTTCGACAAGAATCCGATCCCCTAGAGAAGCTGGCGTACAAAATTCGGCAGTGCCAGAGCCGCGCGATGAACGTCCGCGTTATAGTATCGTAGATCTTTTGTCGAAACTCCCGTGTCACGAGGCAGGCTCGTCAAGATGTCTATGGATTCCGAACAGAATGTGAAGGACCACATTCCTCCCGGATATGAAGGAATCACAGTAAGATACGGATTAGCCTTGTCCTCTCCGAAAACGTTCCGCAATTTCTTCACGGACTCGGAAAATACGTCAGCCATGAAAAGGGGGCTTTCGGTCTGGAGCACCGCTGCACCCGTTTTTTTCAGGCTTCTCTTTATGTTCTCGTAGAAGGGAATCTCATACAGGGTAACCCCGGGGCCGACCGGATCGGTGGAGTCCACCAACACGAGGTCAAATTCCTCGTTGAAGCGGCTTATGAATGCCGCACCATCCTCATTGAGCACTTCCACACGCGGATCGTTCAATCCTGCTGATAACGCGGGGAAATACTCTTTGCACGAGGACACCACCAGAGGATCTATTTCACACAGAATGACTGATTCTACGGAAGGATATTTCACTATTTCGGTTACTGCTCCCGCGTCCCCTCCACCGATGATCACGACTTTTCGAGCATTGCCGATCAAGGACATCGCGGGATGAACCAGCATTTCATGATAGATGAACGTGTCCTTTTCCGTGACCATAAAGCAGCCGTTCAGAATGAGCACTCTGCCCATAATGTCGGTCTCGAAAATCTCGACCCGTTGGAATTCACTCGTCTTGTCGAACAGCTTTCGGGAGTAACGGACCGAGAATGCTGTCGCGTCATTGTAAGCTTCGGTAAACCAATTCTTTTCATTTAGGGACATAGCACCACCGCCGCGAAGACAGCACCCACGCGCTTGACTGTGTGAGTGGCCGATATGCTTTTGATCTCTCGAATTTTGAGACCGCGGATTACTTCCATTCCTTCACGGACCATTTCCCTGCAGGCCTCTTCACAAATCGTAGCATCACCGAATCGGGAGCATTCCATGATCAATCCTGCACTGGTCGGGTCCTCCGGTATGCCTACAGCAACAGACGCGGATATTACCGCTCCGGGTTCGTATGCTACCAGCTCGCCATATGCGAGGGGGACCATCGATCCTTGCAGCAACAGGTAGGGTTCGATTTCTTCCGCTGCAGGTGGAAGAATGCTGCTCAACTTGATCAGATTCGTATTGCCGACTTTGGCGTCGAGCAGAGCGGCATCAAATGCATTGAGTCCAGTGGTCGCATCTCCTGCGCCGGATGTTAGAAAGAAATGTCTGGGAAGCGGGCCGAACATTGAATAAACCTCCTGAAATAGAAACACGGGTATATATACTCATTGCCAGGCATTCTTGTACACATTCTCAAAACCCCATTGAGCAGACTACTGCCTGCATTCGAAATCATCATGGGGATAATCGGACATCACGCCGGACGCTTGTATACGCACCGCAGATCGGAATGGAATTCTGGAATTTAGATCCGGAGCATTCCCCCAGTCAACATTCCGGTGTACGGTGCGAACCGTGTAAGCGGAAGGTACAGGAAAAAAGTTGAGATCGCAATTCCTGACGTGTCAACCACAACTTTTTTTGGGGTGTAAGGCTTCAGTCTCGGGCGGTGGTTTGAGAGTATTTTGTCTGAGCAGGGAGGATGCCGTTGAGCGAAGCGAACCGCATCGTTGATGCCAGAGCGTTTGAATGTCTGTCATTGCGAGCGAAGCGAAACAATCCGCTGAAGGTGCAGGCAAGTATCAGGAGATTGTCCCACGAGACGCGGGATCGCTCCGCTTCTCGCGATGACATGTCTCCTAACGTCGCACCTCCGTGGGTAATTGAAGGAACACTTCACCAGCGCCAACCATTCAGTTAAGCATGGGGAGAGGTTTCTTCAGCCTCGAAGGGGCTGCCCAACAGTAGCCGTGGGTGCAAACCCACGGAAGCGGAACGGCATATCCTTTGTCTTCATGACCCTGAAAGGGTCCACCAATGACATTTGGGAATCATTGCCTGTTGGTCGACCCTTTCAGGGTCGTTGAACCATGCTTATGGACATCGCGCTGTCCACGGGTTGACGAAAGTGTCTCAAAATTCTCGAATGTAGAACAAATCGTGCCACTATTTCCCATCTGAGTAGGGGCAGGTCTCGTGCCTGCCCTCCCGCAATGACCGGCACGGAGGCCGATCACTACCGGGCACCCACGAGGGCGCCCCTGCAATCAGGCCGGGAAGATGATGAGAATTTCGTGCCACGATCTGGGATAAATTTCGACTTTTGAGACAGTTTCTGACACCCGTGGCTACTATTGGGCCGCCCTTCCAGGGCGCAGAATCCCTAGTGCCCGCTCGTAACTGAACGATTACTTTGGGGGTAAACCTTTAGTTATTCAGGGAAGACAGACTCTCTAGATTGTCATTGCAGGGAGTGGAGACACCGAACAAGTCTCCGAAGAGTAAAATGATAATAGGGCGCATTTCTTAGCCGGGCATGTCACCATGCTCAGGAAACGCAGCCATGTGTTTTGGGGGGACTATTTCCCGGACGCGTCTCTTTCGCACTGCTGGATGATTTCTCCCTTGATCTGTTCAAGTTCGTCTCGTATTGCCTCTCGGCTTCCGTGAATGAACATTTCTGCTTTTGCAAGGCGATCCTGCAAAACCTGAATCTTCGGGAGCATAAAGAACATTCCAAAACCAGCCAATCCTACCAAGAGAATGAGGTTGAAAATTTGAATGATCCATATCCAGACGGAGGTTCTCGCCTCGGCTCTTGGACCGGAAGAGCTGGTTCGCACAGGGGGAGGAGGTTCGGTCGACTCTCCACGGGTCTGAGTCGCTGTCGCCGGTCGACTGGTTTGTTCCACAGCGGATGAATCCACAGGAGCAGATGGTGTTTGTTGAGCAGCAGGGCGGAGGTCTGCAGCGATCTTGATGGGCACTTTGTTGACGTCTCGAACGCGGCCCCCCTGGTACACTTTAATGGTGATCTCTTTTCCATCGAGTCTCGCGTATTCGTTCGCTGTGGGTTCGGGAATCAGCACGATGAAGATGCCGGAATCCGCTGCCACATTGAACTTGTCCCAGTTTTCTCGCGGAATCTTCGTCTGTTCGGGTTTTCTGATAATCTGAAAATACAGGAGACCCTTTTCCGGAAGCTCAACGCCGAGAACCTGATCCAGACCCGAGCGGTTGTCTACATTAAGGATCTCGCCTTTCTTGAAATTATTCTCGTTGAATACGATGACACTCTTATCAATGTTAAGGGAAACATCCCTGCCTGTGCCCATATTCACGGTTCTGGACTTTTCAGCGACTGATTCGGAGGAAACGAGAGGCTGATCGTCAAGGCTCATCGAGAAAAAATCGCTCACCGGCTTGTCACCGAACAGGCTTCGAGTCGTCGTCTTATCAACGAGTTTAAAACCGGTAGATTTTATAATTGAATCCTGAAAGACCCGAGTCTCGGGATTATATAGAGGACCTGCAAAGCGGACCGGTTTGGTCGGTTGATTGTTGGAATCGATCCATTCCAGCTCGATAAGCCCCACGTTTCGAATGAGGTTCCTGTTATTGGGGTTGAGCGTAAGGCTAAACGATTTGAACCTCTCCTGGGGGTCCACTTTCTTGACAAGGACTTCCTTGTTCTTGATGGTCACCGTGACCTTCGGAACGAAATTTCCTTGAGCGTCACGCAGGCCGTATGTCTCCCCGGCGGCATACAGAGGAACCAAGAACAGACCGAAAACGGCGAGTATAATCACAAAATGGGTCTTGAGACCGTACAAATATCGGATGGGTTTTTCGCTCATTATCTCTGCAAAAAAGTGAAATCTGCCCGGAAAATAATGATTTTTCCTAGACTTGCGGTATTTTACCAGCGAAACACAGGAAAATCAATCAATAAGTTTGAAGCAACGCCAGTGTTTTAAATATAATGTGTCTCCATGCAAATCAAACCAGAGAGGGAGAGCCTCAATGAATCCGAATAACCGCCCGATTTCCGAAAGATCCGCAACCATACCGCCATTCCTTGTCATGGATGTTTTAGAACGGGCTATGGAGATGGATGGAAATATCATACATCTGGAAGTGGGAGAGCCCGATTTCGATACCCCGCCCAATATCATTGAAGCCGGAATTGCCGCACTGCGCGCCGGAAAAACACATTACACATCCAGCGTTGGAATTCCGCAGCTTCGTCAGGCAGTGGCTCATCATTACGGACGCACGTACAACGTTGAGGTCGACCCGGCAGATGTGATCGTAACGTCCGGGTCGTCGCCTGCGATATTTCTCGCACTTGCAGCGCTGCTCGATCCGGGATCCGAAATCATCCTTCCAGACCCTCACTATGCTTGTTATCCGAATTTCATCCGCTTTCTCGGAGGAGTCCCCGTCTTTGTTCCCGCTGCGCCGGAAGAGGGATTTCAGATGAAGCCGGAGGATGTTGCACGGGCAATCACGAACAAGACTCGGGCGATTCTCATCAATTCGCCCTCCAACCCGTGCGGAACTTTGATGAATCCCGACAGAATGAAGAAGCTCGCGGACCTGAACGTTCCGATACTCTCGGATGAGATTTATCACGGCCTCGTGTACGAGGACACGGAGCATTCCATACTGGAATTTACGAGGAACGCCTTTGTTGTCAACGGGTTCTCCAAATTGTACGCGATGACGGGCTGGCGTCTCGGGTACCTGATCGCCTTACCGGAGTACTTGCGGCCCATACAAAAGATGAGCCAAAACCTCTTCATAAGTGCTGCGGACTTTGTGCAATGGGCCGGAGTGGAAGCTCTGAACAATACTTCCGAGGAAATCGGAAAGATGAAAGAAATCTTCAATCAGCGAAGACTGGCCATGATTTCGCGCCTGAAAAGCATGGGATTCGACATAAAAGTGGACCCTACTGCGGCTTTTTACGTACTCGCAGATGCACGACGTTTTGCGGCAGACTCCTACACCTTCGCCTTTGAAATACTCGAGGATGCAGGAGTGGGAGTAGCTCCGGGAATAGACTTCGGCGAAAATGCAGAAGGATTCATCCGCTTCTCCTATACAAACTCATTGGAAAACATCCGGACAGGGCTGGACAGAATCGAGCTGTACCTGAAACAACGCTTCGGCCCCACAACACGGGAAAGAGTTCCCGCCGCAGGTCAACCGTGAAGATAATCAGAGTTTTTGTCTCTCCCAACGAGATTGGTGGATCAATCGTCTCTTTTTCCGAGAAGAATTCGAAGTACCTGAAAAACGTTCTCCGCATGAAAACGGGTGATGAGGTGAAGGTCTTTGACGGAACTCGGGAGTATGCGGTCAGATTGACGACACTCCATCGCAACTCCGTGAGCGGAATAATATGCGACACCCAGTGCGTCGAGTGCGATCGACCGGATATTACCCTCGCTTTCGGCTGCATCAGGCCCGGTCCTATGCAAGAAATTCTGAGGCACTGCACAGAGCTGGGAGTGTCACGTTTCGTTCCCCTCCTGACCGCCCATTGCAGCAGAAAACCTTCCGAGAAAAAAGAGCGGTGGGAATCGACCGTTTCAGGAGCTTCGGCTCAGTCCGGGAGAAGTACCGCGCCCGCTGTTACGGAACCGGTTCTTCTCAAAATATTTCTCGATTCATTGCAGGGGAACGACACGCGTCTTCTCCTGTCCACCAGTGCAGATGCCGCTCCATTCTGGAGCATTATGGATGACCCGCTGGAAAGGATTACCCTACTCACAGGAC
The sequence above is a segment of the Desulfomonile tiedjei DSM 6799 genome. Coding sequences within it:
- a CDS encoding pyruvoyl-dependent arginine decarboxylase, yielding MFGPLPRHFFLTSGAGDATTGLNAFDAALLDAKVGNTNLIKLSSILPPAAEEIEPYLLLQGSMVPLAYGELVAYEPGAVISASVAVGIPEDPTSAGLIMECSRFGDATICEEACREMVREGMEVIRGLKIREIKSISATHTVKRVGAVFAAVVLCP
- a CDS encoding RsmE family RNA methyltransferase, which encodes MKIIRVFVSPNEIGGSIVSFSEKNSKYLKNVLRMKTGDEVKVFDGTREYAVRLTTLHRNSVSGIICDTQCVECDRPDITLAFGCIRPGPMQEILRHCTELGVSRFVPLLTAHCSRKPSEKKERWESTVSGASAQSGRSTAPAVTEPVLLKIFLDSLQGNDTRLLLSTSADAAPFWSIMDDPLERITLLTGPEGGFQPMEEDLATQKGFRSVSLGSGILRAETAAIVAVGAVVLRREFMRKSCGPIVS
- the speE gene encoding polyamine aminopropyltransferase, with protein sequence MSLNEKNWFTEAYNDATAFSVRYSRKLFDKTSEFQRVEIFETDIMGRVLILNGCFMVTEKDTFIYHEMLVHPAMSLIGNARKVVIIGGGDAGAVTEIVKYPSVESVILCEIDPLVVSSCKEYFPALSAGLNDPRVEVLNEDGAAFISRFNEEFDLVLVDSTDPVGPGVTLYEIPFYENIKRSLKKTGAAVLQTESPLFMADVFSESVKKLRNVFGEDKANPYLTVIPSYPGGMWSFTFCSESIDILTSLPRDTGVSTKDLRYYNADVHRAALALPNFVRQLL
- a CDS encoding pyridoxal phosphate-dependent aminotransferase, which gives rise to MNPNNRPISERSATIPPFLVMDVLERAMEMDGNIIHLEVGEPDFDTPPNIIEAGIAALRAGKTHYTSSVGIPQLRQAVAHHYGRTYNVEVDPADVIVTSGSSPAIFLALAALLDPGSEIILPDPHYACYPNFIRFLGGVPVFVPAAPEEGFQMKPEDVARAITNKTRAILINSPSNPCGTLMNPDRMKKLADLNVPILSDEIYHGLVYEDTEHSILEFTRNAFVVNGFSKLYAMTGWRLGYLIALPEYLRPIQKMSQNLFISAADFVQWAGVEALNNTSEEIGKMKEIFNQRRLAMISRLKSMGFDIKVDPTAAFYVLADARRFAADSYTFAFEILEDAGVGVAPGIDFGENAEGFIRFSYTNSLENIRTGLDRIELYLKQRFGPTTRERVPAAGQP